Proteins from a genomic interval of Acinonyx jubatus isolate Ajub_Pintada_27869175 chromosome B4, VMU_Ajub_asm_v1.0, whole genome shotgun sequence:
- the SPRYD4 gene encoding SPRY domain-containing protein 4 gives MALPFVRSLFLCRWGAKRLGVAVAETRRGISFKLEEKTAHSSLALFKGDTGVKYGIVGLEPTKLALNVERFREWAVVLADTAVTSGRHYWEVTVKRSHQFRIGVADVDMSRDSCIGVDDRSWVFTYAQRKWHTMLANEKAPIEGMGQPEKVGLLLEYEAQKLSLVDVSRVAVVHTLQTDFRGPVVPAFALWDGELLTHSGLEVPKGL, from the exons ATGGCGCTGCCTTTTGTACGTTCGCTGTTCTTGTGCCGCTGGGGAGCTAAACGATTGGGGGTAGCCGTCGCGGAAACCCGCAGAG GCATCAGTttcaaactggaagaaaaaaccGCCCACAGCAGCCTGGCGCTCTTCAAAGGTGACACAGGTGTCAAGTATGGCATAGTAGGATTGGAGCCCACCAAGTTGGCCCTGAATGTGGAGCGCTTCCGGGAATGGGCCGTAGTGCTGGCAGACACAGCAGTCACCAGTGGCAGGCACTACTGGGAAGTGACAGTGAAGCGCTCCCACCAATTCCGAATAGGAGTGGCAGATGTGGATATGTCCCGGGATAGCTGCATCGGTGTTGACGATCGTTCCTGGGTGTTCACGTATGCCCAGCGCAAGTGGCACACCATGTTGGCCAACGAAAAAGCCCCTATTGAGGGCATGGGGCAGCCAGAGAAGGTGGGGCTGTTGCTGGAGTATGAGGCCCAAAAGCTGAGCCTGGTGGATGTGAGCAGGGTCGCTGTGGTCCACACGCTACAGACAGATTTCCGAGGTCCAGTGGTACCTGCCTTTGCCCTATGGGATGGAGAGCTGCTGACCCACTCAGGGCTTGAAGTGCCTAAAGGCCTCTAG